The following coding sequences are from one Syngnathus acus chromosome 12, fSynAcu1.2, whole genome shotgun sequence window:
- the apc gene encoding adenomatous polyposis coli protein isoform X1: MSAGASYDQLLRQVEVLKMENSNLRQELQDNSNHLTKLETEASNMKEALKQLQGSVEDDSEEAPGSQLELVVRLKDMSLDPGGFKARPRPPAPSGVAVARRGPSASRDGGHHERCLEELEKERALLLAELEKEEKEKGWYYAQLLNLTERIDSLPLSENFTLQTDMSRRQLEFEARQIHAAMEEQLGSRQEMEKRAEARAARIHQIEKDIGKLGARPQVLSLCLVSKVAPKLLICSCSSAVDLLLPPPLCVCLCARVQVEDTRGSNEGGGALAVSQTAASRSEREPANETAYSVPRRITSHLGTKVEMVYSLLSMLGTHDKDDMSRTLLAMSSSQDSCIAMRQSGCLPLLIQLLHGNDKDSLLLGSGGHKLLSRPQALAAAGSRRQPPPEPPDLSFCCLGNSRGSKEARARASAALHNIVHSQPDDKRGRREIRVLHLLEQVRHYCEACWSWQENHERGAEQEDNPVPSPVDHQICPAVCVLMKLSFDEEHRHAMNELGGLQAVAELLQVDCEMLDLSRDHYSVTLRRYAGMSLTNLTFGDVANKATLCSMKGCMRAMVKQLKSESEDLQQVMASVLRNLSWRADVNSKQTLREVGSVRALVGCALDVQKESTLKSVLSALWNLSAHCTENKADICSVDGALAFLVGTLTHRSHTNTLAIIESGGGILRNVSSLIATNEAYRRILREHGCLPTLLQHLKSHSLTIVSNACGTLWNLSARDAKDQEALWELGAVGMLRNLIHSRHKMIAMGSAAALRNLMANRPARYKDASVLSPGAGAPSLHARKQKALFKELDAQQLSETFDNIDNLSPKAAHGKAHGKARDCGGGAGGGANATRSYANTPVLSSPKNADGCKPSADESAAYARPVFAASVRASSDSINSVTSADGYGNRGKTKPSSEPLYSSDDSGGAGRCCVYRKYPADLAHKIRSVNHMADDDGAEVDTPINYSLKYSDEQLNSGRQSPSHRGRTETDRRDEQAGATRIRSDGANARVPPAQPARYAVPPASRYGSGDPAAPEQPIDYSLKYGGGGDVSRKPPFQVVDAPAPDSAPSAPCPPPHLQPKGHQESTQTYCVEDTPICFSGGSSLSSLSPEEEEEDADAARKRRAAGDEQRQRKEVESQTAVVPAPAARGRRAHHPHHHHHHAHQHQPALGARTPKSPPEQQYAQETPLMFSRCTSVSSLDSFSTSSIASSVRSSEPCSGMPSGVVSPSDLPDSPGQTMPPSRAKTPPPPQTVPPPPPSAMTAGEQKAAKKEAEESAADVLLHFATESTPHGFSYASSLSALSMDEPFITADVKRDGGRDQSQNGGRVPGKEEAASQRVLQESDDDGDGDDDDDDTQILEACIIMAMPKSSRKPKKQQQQGKGAQLPVYKLLPSQKKEPPSEEVPRVYCVEGTPLNFSTATSLSDLTIDSPPNEEANPAAAPPSSSSSQAHRAGLPEGDNGDDILAECISAAMPKAKPRKPVRASSSGGEPAPPAPPLFIPQQHKNPTGRPSSAAAPLKPTSPVKPTQRAAKVKPGFAFDSPHRYTPIEGTPCCFSRNDSLSSLDFDDDEKDEERKRDEDGKRDEVRKRRERDKKTAAVAAFPPSKAGGANPPASDEKQKFAMEDTPVCFSRNSSLSSLSDIDQENNNNEFAAPRRRPPQRLNEQQGGSAEPAQVPVKAPPPRLCAYTPKAFHVEDTPVCFSRNSSLSSLSIDSEDDLLQECISSAMPKKKKKSAAASAPATPLPAAKAEEHMLAEEEPLDVPQSPASPDSESFDWKAIQEGANSVVSSLNAAASSPSRQGSSDSDSVLSLKSVGSPFRLPPPASSAPDRQAESKPGARVVKPSAEDKKKGQEDQPKAAVRGGKKVYRSPITGKPRAELAGRGRSKPRAAAKAPGSGDSSRDSTPSRSSHRGGRPSQLPRTASPAATAKPGAAASQVGRNNVSKKEKAEVEKPALVRQSTFIKEVPSPTLKRKLEESAAAATSRRQDAVRSQSESPSRPQDSAAESSSHLGRTGTWKRQSKHSSSLPRVGTWKRTGSSSSVLSASSESSEKARSEEEPGVRSTGTWQRAKSAGAGETSDSAGQAADSEEVWVRLEDCPVNNPRSASSCSARSPNAPPVIPGLVPSKISSSSSSSLSTSSTNLNLRRSCDSLDDKPAAAPERLQQRLQQQQQQQQRSGAVAARVSPFNYTPSPRKSNPDSAASTSPSAATSSAPAPARPSLIPTPVTKKREPKGGEGGCAGGGEHGSYIVTSV, encoded by the exons ATGTCGGCAGGGGCGTCGTACGACCAGCTGCTGAGGCAGGTGGAGGTGCTGAAGATGGAGAACTCCAACCTACGACAGGAGCTGCAGGACAACTCCAACCACCTCACCAAACTGGAGACTGAGGCGTCCAACATGAAG GAAGCGCTGAAGCAGCTTCAGGGCAGCGTGGAAGACGACTCGGAGGAGGCGCCGGGATCCCAGCTGGAGCTCGTGGTCAGGCTGAAAG ATATGAGCTTGGACCCCGGCGGCTTCAAAGCCAGGCCGAGGCCTCCCGCGCCGTCTGGCGTGGCGGTGGCGCGGAGAGGGCCGTCGGCGTCCAGAGACGGCGGCCACCACGAGCGCtgcctggaggagctggagaaggaGAG AGCTCTCCTATTGGCCGagctggagaaggaggagaaggagaaaggCTGGTACTACGCTCAACTTCTCAATCTGACCGAGAGGATTGACAGTTTGCCTCTCAGTGAAAAT TTCACGCTGCAGACGGACATGAGTCGTCGTCAGCTGGAGTTTGAGGCTCGCCAGATCCACGCCGCCATGGAAGAGCAGCTGGGGTCCCGTCAGGAGATGGAGAAGCGAGCCGAG GCTCGCGCTGCTCGCATCCACCAGATCGAAAAGGACATCGGCAAGCTAGGCGCTCGACCGCAGGTGCTCAGCTTGTGTCTTGTCTCGAAGGTGGCTCCGAAGTTGCTCATCTGCAGTTGCTCATCTGCAGTTGatctgctgctgccgccgccgctgtgtgtgtgtttgtgtgcgcgtgtgcagGTGGAAGACACCCGTGGTTCCAACGAAGGCGGCGGCGCTCTGGCGGTCTCCCAG ACCGCCGCTTCTCGATCGGAGCGTGAGCCGGCCAACGAGACGGCCTACTCTGTGCCCCGGCGAATCACCAGCCACCTGGGAACAAAG GTGGAGATGGTGTACAGCCTTCTGTCCATGCTGGGAACGCACGACAAGGACGACATGTCCCGCACGCTGCTGGCCATGTCCAGCTCGCAGGACTCCTGCATCGCCATGCGACAGTCGGGCTGCCTGCCGCTGCTCATCCAACTGCTGCACGGCAATGACAAGGACTCGCTGTTGCTAGGTAGCGGCGGCCACAAGTTGCTCAGCCGCCCGCAGGCGCTGGCAGCCGCCGGCAGCCGCcggca gccgccgcctgagCCGCCGGACCTCTCCTTTTGTTGCCTAGGTAACTCGCGCGGCAGCAAGGAGGCCCGCGCCCGTGCCTCGGCCGCGCTGCACAACATTGTGCACAGTCAGCCGGACGACAAGCGGGGCCGGCGGGAGATCCGCGTGCTCCACCTGCTGGAGCAGGTGCGCCATTACTGCGAGGCCTGCTGGAGCTGGCAGGAGAACCACGAGAGGGGCGCGGAGCAGGAGGACAACCccg TGCCCTCGCCCGTCGACCATCAGATCTGTCCCGCTGTCTGCGTCCTCATGAAACTCTCTTTCGACGAGGAGCATCGGCACGCCATGAACGAGCTTG GTGGCCTGCAGGCGGTGGCCGAGCTGCTGCAGGTGGACTGCGAGATGTTGGACCTGAGCAGAGACCACTACAGCGTCACGCTGCGCCGCTACGCCGGAATGTCGCTCACCAACCTGACCTTTGGAGACGTGGCCAATAAG GCCACGCTGTGCTCCATGAAGGGCTGCATGCGCGCCATGGTCAAGCAGCTCAAGTCTGAGAGTGAAGACCTGCAGCAGGTGATGGCCAGCGTGCTGAGGAACTTATCGTGGCGAGCGGACGTCAACAGCAAGCAGACGCTGCGCGAGGTGGGCAGTGTGCGGGCGCTGGTGGGGTGCGCCCTGGACGTCCAGAAG GAGTCCACGCTCAAGTCGGTCCTGAGCGCGCTCTGGAACCTGTCGGCGCACTGCACGGAGAACAAGGCCGACATCTGCTCGGTGGACGGCGCGCTGGCCTTCCTGGTGGGGACGTTGACGCACCGCAGTCACACCAACACCTTGGCCATCATCGAGAGCGGAGGCGGCATCCTGAGGAACGTCTCCAGCCTCATCGCCACCAACGAGGCGTACAG ACGCATCCTGCGGGAGCACGGCTGCCTGCCCACGTTGCTGCAGCACCTCAAATCGCACAGCCTGACCATCGTGTCCAACGCCTGCGGAACCCTGTGGAACCTTTCGGCGCGCGACGCCAAGGATCAGGAGGCCCTGTGGGAGCTGGGTGCCGTGGGAATGCTGCGCAACCTCATCCATTCCCGCCACAAGATGATCGCCATGGGCAGCGCCGCCGCCCTGCGAAACCTGATGGCCAACCGCCCGGCTCGTTACAAGGACGCCAGTGTGCTTTCGCCGGGCGCCGGGGCGCCTTCGCTGCACGCCCGCAAGCAGAAGGCGCTCTTCAAGGAGCTGGACGCTCAGCAGCTCTCCGAGACCTTTGACAACATCGACAACCTCAGCCCCAAGGCGGCGCACGGGAAGGCGCACGGGAAGGCGCGGGACTGCGGCGGCGGTGCCGGCGGAGGAGCCAACGCCACCCGCTCCTACGCCAACACGCCGGTTCTGTCCAGTCCAAAAAATGCCGACGGCTGCAAGCCCAGCGCGGACGAGTCGGCGGCGTACGCGCGGCCCGTCTTCGCCGCCAGCGTGCGAGCGTCCAGCGACAGCATCAACAGCGTAACCAGCGCCGACGGCTACGGCAACCGCGGCAAAACCAAACCGTCCTCGGAACCGCTCTACTCCTCGGACGACAGCGGCGGCGCCGGCAGGTGCTGCGTCTACAGGAAGTACCCGGCCGACCTGGCTCACAAGATTCGCAGCGTCAACCATATGGCGGACGACGACGGTGCCGAGGTGGACACGCCCATCAACTACAGCCTCAAGTACTCGGACGAGCAGCTCAATTCCGGAAGGCAGAGTCCCAGCCACCGTGGCAGGACCGAGACGGACCGGCGTGACGAGCAGGCCGGCGCCACGAGGATCAGGAGCGACGGCGCCAACGCTCGGGTGCCGCCGGCGCAGCCCGCCCGCTACGCCGTCCCGCCGGCCTCCCGCTATGGCAGCGGCGACCCCGCCGCGCCCGAGCAGCCCATCGACTACAGCCTGAAatacggcggcggcggcgacgttTCCCGCAAGCCTCCCTTCCAGGTTGTAGACGCCCCGGCCCCCGATAGCGCCCCCTCTGCACCGTGCCCCCCGCCTCACCTGCAGCCCAAGGGTCATCAAGAGTCGACGCAGACCTACTGTGTTGAGGACACGCCCATTTGCTTCTCTGGCGGAAGCTCGCTGTCGTCGTTGTCgcccgaggaagaggaggaggacgccGACGCGGCGAGGAAGAGGCGAGCGGCCGGGGACGAGCAGCGACAGCGCAAAGAAGTGGAGAGCCAGACGGCCGTTGTCCCCGCTCCGGCGGCGCGAGGACGGCGCGCCCACCACCctcaccatcaccaccaccatgcCCATCAGCATCAGCCGGCGTTGGGCGCCCGCACCCCAAAGAGTCCGCCGGAACAGCAGTACGCTCAGGAAACGCCGCTCATGTTCAGTCGCTGCACGTCGGTCAGCTCGCTGGACAGCTTCTCCACTTCGTCCATCGCCAGCTCCGTGCGCTCCAGCGAGCCGTGCAGCGGCATGCCCAGCGGCGTGGTCAGCCCCAGCGACCTGCCCGACAGTCCCGGCCAAACCATGCCCCCCAGCCGCGCCAAgacgccgccaccgccgcagacggtgccgccgccgccgccttccgCCATGACTGCAGGGGAGCAGAAGGCCGCCAAgaaggaggcggaggagagcGCCGCCGATGTCCTGCTGCACTTTGCTACCGAGAGCACGCCGCACGGCTTCTCCTACGCTTCCAGTCTGAGCGCGCTCAGTATGGACGAGCCCTTCATCACAGCCGACGTGAAGCGGGACGGCGGCCGGGACCAAAGCCAGAACGGCGGCCGGGTCCCGGGCAAGGAGGAAGCGGCATCTCAGCGAGTGCTCCAAGAGTCCGACGACGACGGTGAcggcgacgacgacgacgacgacactCAGATCCTGGAGGCGTGCATCATCATGGCCATGCCCAAGTCGTCACGGAAACCAAagaagcagcaacagcaaggCAAAGGCGCCCAGCTCCCGGTCTACAAGCTCCTCCCCTCACAGAAGAAGGAGCCGCCAAGCGAGGAGGTTCCCCGTGTCTACTGTGTGGAGGGAACGCCGCTCAACTTTTCCACCGCGACGTCGCTCAGCGACCTCACCATCGACTCGCCGCCCAACGAGGAGGCCAATCCCGCCGCTgcgcccccctcctcctcctcctcgcaaGCACACCGCGCCGGACTTCCAGAGGGCGACAACGGCGACGACATTCTCGCCGAGTGCATCAGCGCCGCCATGCCCAAAGCCAAACCCCGGAAGCCCGTTCGAGCATCCTCCAGCGGCGGCGAGCCGGCCCCTCCGGCCCCGCCCCTTTTCATTCCCCAGCAGCACAAGAACCCCACAGGACGTCCCTCGTCGGCCGCTGCGCCGCTAAAGCCGACCTCGCCGGTCAAGCCCACCCAGCGGGCGGCTAAAGTCAAGCCGGGCTTCGCTTTCGACTCGCCGCATCGCTACACCCCCATCGAGGGCACGCCCTGCTGCTTCTCCCGCAACGACTCGCTGAGCTCGCTCGATTTTGACGACGACGAGAAGGACGAAGAGCGGAAGCGGGACGAGGACGGCAAACGGGATGAGGTCCGCAAACGGCGCGAGCGGGACAAAAagacggcggcggtggcggcctTCCCTCCGAGTAAAGCCGGCGGCGCCAACCCGCCCGCCTCGGATGAAAAGCAGAAGTTTGCCATGGAGGACACGCCCGTCTGCTTCTCCAGGAACTCTTCTCTCAGTTCGCTGAGCGACATCGACCAggagaacaacaacaatgagTTTGCGGCCCCCCGGCGGCGGCCGCCGCAGCGGCTGAACGAGCAACAGGGCGGCAGCGCAGAGCCCGCGCAGGTGCCCGTTaaagcgccgccgccgcgcctGTGCGCCTACACGCCCAAAGCCTTCCACGTGGAGGATACGCCCGTCTGCTTTTCCAGGAACTCCTCGCTCAGCTCGCTCAGCATTGATTCTGAAGACGACCTCCTGCAGGAGTGCATCAGCTCGGCCAtgcccaagaagaagaagaagagtgcCGCCGCCAGTGCCCCTGCCACGCCGCTTCCTGCGGCCAAAGCGGAGGAACATATGCTGGCTGAGGAGGAGCCCTTGGATGTACCGCAGAGCCCCGCCTCCCCGGACTCCGAGTCCTTCGACTGGAAAGCCATTCAAGAAGGTGCCAACTCTGTCGTCAGCAGCCTCAACGCCGCCGCCTCATCGCCGTCCCGCCAAGGCTCATCCGACTCTGATTCTGTGCTCTCCCTCAAATCGGTGGGTTCGCCGTTCCGCCTGCCGCCGCCCGCCAGCAGCGCCCCCGACCGGCAGGCCGAGTCCAAGCCGGGCGCCAGGGTGGTCAAACCGTCTGCCGAGGACAAAAAGAAGGGCCAAGAAGACCAGCCGAAGGCGGCGGTGAGGGGTGGCAAGAAGGTTTATCGGAGCCCCATCACCGGCAAGCCCAGGGCCGAGCTGGCGGGTCGGGGGAGGAGCAAACCCAGAGCGGCCGCCAAGGCGCCAGGGAGCGGCGACTCGTCTCGGGATTCCACGCCGTCGCGTTCCTCTCATAGAGGAGGGAGACCCTCGCAGCTGCCGCGCACAGCGTCGCCTGCCGCCACCGCCAAACCTGGCGCCGCGGCCAGTCAGGTCGGCCGCAACAATGTCTCAAAGAAGGAGAAGGCGGAAGTGGAGAAACCCGCCCTCGTCCGCCAGTCCACGTTCATCAAGGAGGTGCCCAGTCCCACGCTCAAGAGGAAGCTGGAAGagtccgccgccgccgccacgtcTCGCAGACAGGATGCCGTCCGCTCGCAATCGGAGAGTCCGTCGCGTCCCCAGGACAGCGCGGCCGAGTCGTCATCGCACTTGGGTCGTACGGGAACCTGGAAGCGGCAGAGCAAACATTCGAGCTCGTTGCCTCGCGTGGGCACCTGGAAGCGAACCGGAAGTTCCTCTTCGGTCCTCTCTGCCTCGTCCGAGTCGAGCGAGAAGGCCCGAAGCGAGGAGGAGCCTGGTGTCCGATCCACAGGAACGTGGCAGCGGGCCAAGAGCGCCGGCGCGGGGGAAACCTCGGACTCCGCCGGCCAGGCCGCCGACTCGGAGGAAGTGTGGGTACGCCTGGAAGATTGTCCCGTCAACAACCCGCGCTCGGCGTCCTCGTGCTCGGCGCGCTCTCCCAATGCCCCGCCTGTCATTCCAGGCCTTGTCCCTTCCAaaatctcctcctcctcctcctcctccttgtccaCCTCCTCCACCAACCTGAACTTACGGCGCAGCTGCGACAGCTTGGACGACAAGCCGGCGGCGGCACCGGAGCGCCTTCAGCAGCGccttcagcagcagcagcagcagcagcagcgcagTGGTGCCGTGGCCGCCAGGGTCAGCCCCTTTAACTACACGCCCAGTCCCAGGAAGAGCAACCCTGACTCGGCTGCCTCCACATCACCCTCTGCTGCCACATCCAGCGCACCTGCACCTGCCAGGCCCTCGCTTATCCCTACCCCCGTCACCAAAAAGCGGGAGCCCAAGGGTGGCGAAGGAGGCTGTGCTGGCGGCGGCGAACACGGCTCCTATATTGTCACGTCGGTATGA